One region of Scophthalmus maximus strain ysfricsl-2021 chromosome 13, ASM2237912v1, whole genome shotgun sequence genomic DNA includes:
- the LOC118318670 gene encoding proline-rich protein 36 isoform X2, which produces MDQEDSLDFKALRAKFQDEELLLTQHKIRPALPDKPKVEPLPQSPTHHLPAGARPSLLTSISQSMDGKTNLAPRVVFKNEMKESKNPLIQATSKGNDNKEGKLKFGKDKTKGSKERLDGDSSYLKPKKDKKLPAPPKVSTAELVPATPPPKATASKKMGFLNLKKSLKRDSLNITTDPILDTPSSDIPGTAPLIPVTSDFGDRSPEPKISAPKAILTNFPTSPDSSTTMETAPPFIIPASPDFTQVPAVIPDVPAPAVLDSETPLEIETPATSLSRPDIPPSVVLTPAASHSTSAPAPAPRVLAAEAATEAVNIAAVETPPPVTDPPSILASPKTGRTISPLSALVRAEDMNPGKRSPADQRIFNALEKARKKIGSPLTNHSTSYSTTPPPEELPPPESPTHSLPQLPPIDYEDRAGKAQRPKAKQVNGIDHNIAVPLEFSDTDTTDVPEFDDVPSAAHSPELPVSEWGNGEYTGPHTVDGHNLPEFSSNGITAPGAEVHAVPALGDEYQDDPQAVAGLEAAEAANGISVSTENNYEDVLTSATKKKGKSEGGKKRKGPPKNPYAVAAQAANEEKSKTGRFGKSDKKVVAEGPDEKELKKKEKQRLEKEKKELKERQEREKKEQKEREKKENEMRKKFKITGQEDAMYQATVTVTTKGRKDDLLVGSGDVISIIRTTNCPKGKWLARDSGNNYGYIAVDHVELDIKEMLELGKRAANTHKTSSNVTEGQVTSTGRRASNHYPLSAESFTDDSEEWTGDEDDNLSPVQQPADPFAPAGHTRTLSMPDIGNKDLNIVHQHSQSDLSADGPHVQARHEALQKLATFFHSPKPVEPASSNNEPETSSIPGPVLAEEETDHVSEVNETEETDFDLPEMLILPPPDLYADMTME; this is translated from the exons ATGGATCAG GAGGACTCTTTGGATTTTAAGGCTCTGCGGGCCAAGTTCCAGGATGAAGAACTCCTGCTAACGCAGCACAAGATCAGACCAGCCCTCCCAGATAAGCCAAAGGTAGAGCCTCTTCCTCAGAGCCCCACTCATCACCTCCCTGCAGGAGCACGCCCCTCCCTGCTCACCTCCATCAGCCAGAGCATGGATGGGAAAACAAACCTTGCCCCCAGAGTGGTCTTCAAGAACGAGATGAAGGAGAGCAAAAATCCTCTGATCCAGGCTACCTCCAAGGGGAATGACAATAAAGAAGGGAAGCTGAAATTTGGTAAAGACAAGACCAAAGGAAGCAAGGAGAGGCTTGATGGTGACTCATCATATCTGAAACCGAAGAAGGACAAGAAGCTCCCTGCACCACCGAAGGTGAGCACAGCAGAGCTGGTACCAGCCACGCCTCCGCCTAAAGCCACAGCATCAAAGAAGATGGGTTTCCTTAATTTAAAGAAGTCGTTAAAAAGAGATTCATTGAATATCACGACTGATCCCATCTTAGACACCCCTAGTTCAGATATTCCTGGAACAGCTCCGCTCATCCCGGTAACTTCTGACTTTGGTGACAGATCACCAGAGCCTAAAATCTCCGCGCCAAAGGCCATATTGACAAACTTCCCAACCTCACCTGACTCCAGTACAACAATGGAAACCGCCCCGCCCTTCATTATCCCTGCCTCTCCCGACTTCACCCAGGTTCCTGCCGTTATTCCTGATGTCCCTGCTCCTGCAGTTCTAGACAGTGAAACCCCACTGGAGATAGAAACTCCTGCCACGTCCCTCTCCAGACCTGATATTCCACCCAGTGTTGTCCTGACCCCTGCAGCCAGTCACTCGACCtcggctccagctccagctcctcgtGTGCTTGCAGCGGAGGCTGCGACAGAGGCTGTAAATATAGCTGCAGTGGAGACGCCTCCTCCGGTCACAGACCCTCCTTCCATCCTAGCGTCTCCCAAAACTGGCCGTACAATCTCACCACTCTCAGCCCTTGTGAGAGCGGAGGACATGAACCCAGGAAAACGATCCCCGGCTGACCAGAGGATTTTCAACGCTCTGGAGAAGGCACGCAAGAAGATCGGCAG CCCACTGACGAACCACAGCACATCTTACTCCACCACCCCTCCACCTGAGGAGCTCCCCCCTCCTGAGAGCCCCACCCACTCTCTCCCACAGCTCCCACCCATTGATTATGAAGACCGGGCGGGGAAGGCCCAACGACCGAAAGCAAAGCAAGTTAACGGGATTGATCACA ACATCGCCGTTCCTCTGGAGTTCTCAGACACGGACACCACGGATGTCCCAGAGTTTGACGATGTGCCTTCAGCGGCCCATTCTCCAGAGCTGCCGGTGTCAGAGTGGGGGAATGGGGAGTACACTGGCCCACATACTGTAGATGGACACAACCTTCCAGAGTTTTCCAGCAATGGGATTACTGCTCCAGGAGCCGAGGTCCACGCAGTGCCAGCACTTGGAGACGAATACCAAGATGATCCACAAGCAGTGGCAGG GCTGGAAGCTGCAGAAGCTGCCAACGGCATCTCTGTGAGCACAGAAAACAACTATGAGGACGTCCTGACGTCTGCCaccaaaaagaaaggaaagtctGAGGGTGGCAAGAAACGCAAAGGACCGCCAAAGA ATCCGTATGCGGTGGCAGCTCAGGCAGCG AATGAAGAGAAAAGCAAGACGGGCAGGTTCGGCAA GAGCGACAAGAAAGTGGTCGCAGAGGGGCCAGATGAGAAAGAGctgaaaaagaaggagaagcagcgcttggaaaaggagaagaaagagctcAAGGAGAGACAGGAAcgggagaagaaggagcagaaggagagggaaaagaaggagaacgAGATGAGGAAGAAATTCAAA ATCACAGGACAGGAGGATGCCATGTACCAGGCAACAGTAACCGTGACGACAAAAGGACGCAAGGACGATCTGCTGGTGGGGAGCGGCGACGTCATCAGCATCATCCGAACAACCAACTGCCCCAAAGGGAAATGGCTGGCCAGGGACAGCGGCAACAACT ACGGCTATATTGCAGTGGATCATGTCGAGCTGGACATCAAGGAGATGTTGGAGCTGGGGAAAAGGGCAGCGAACACCCACAAGACCAGCAGCAATGTTACCGAGGGCCAGGTCACCAGCACGGGGAGAAG GGCTTCAAATCACTACCCATTATCTGCAGAAAGTT TCACAGATGACAGTGAAGAGTGGACCGGTGACGAGGATGACAATCTCTCCCCTGTCCAACAACCTGCAGACCCGTTTGCTCCAGC gggCCACACCAGGACACTGTCCATGCCAGACATTG GAAACAAAGATCTTAACATAGTCCACCAGCACAGTCAAAGTGACCTCAGTGCAGACGGCCCCCACGTCCA AGCAAGACATGAAGCACTTCAGAAGCTAGCAACGTTTTTCCATTCGCCCAAACCTGTGGAGCCAGCTTCCAG TAACAATGAACCAGAGACAA GTTCCATTCCAGGTCCTGTGCTCGCGGAGGAAGAAACGGATCACGT GTCTGAGGTCAATGAAACCGAGGAAACCGATTTCGATCTTCCTGAAATGCTCATTTTACCTCCTCCTGACCTGTATGCTGATATGACCATGGAGTAA
- the LOC118318670 gene encoding arginine-glutamic acid dipeptide repeats protein isoform X1 → MDQEDSLDFKALRAKFQDEELLLTQHKIRPALPDKPKVEPLPQSPTHHLPAGARPSLLTSISQSMDGKTNLAPRVVFKNEMKESKNPLIQATSKGNDNKEGKLKFGKDKTKGSKERLDGDSSYLKPKKDKKLPAPPKVSTAELVPATPPPKATASKKMGFLNLKKSLKRDSLNITTDPILDTPSSDIPGTAPLIPVTSDFGDRSPEPKISAPKAILTNFPTSPDSSTTMETAPPFIIPASPDFTQVPAVIPDVPAPAVLDSETPLEIETPATSLSRPDIPPSVVLTPAASHSTSAPAPAPRVLAAEAATEAVNIAAVETPPPVTDPPSILASPKTGRTISPLSALVRAEDMNPGKRSPADQRIFNALEKARKKIGSPLTNHSTSYSTTPPPEELPPPESPTHSLPQLPPIDYEDRAGKAQRPKAKQVNGIDHRQASPVLEGISEEGSAAPPERFVVPPPPPRMVLPHPEALGPAPEKPARPPYVNLSEFIPPPPEEDDDIAVPLEFSDTDTTDVPEFDDVPSAAHSPELPVSEWGNGEYTGPHTVDGHNLPEFSSNGITAPGAEVHAVPALGDEYQDDPQAVAGLEAAEAANGISVSTENNYEDVLTSATKKKGKSEGGKKRKGPPKNPYAVAAQAANEEKSKTGRFGKSDKKVVAEGPDEKELKKKEKQRLEKEKKELKERQEREKKEQKEREKKENEMRKKFKITGQEDAMYQATVTVTTKGRKDDLLVGSGDVISIIRTTNCPKGKWLARDSGNNYGYIAVDHVELDIKEMLELGKRAANTHKTSSNVTEGQVTSTGRRASNHYPLSAESFTDDSEEWTGDEDDNLSPVQQPADPFAPAGHTRTLSMPDIGNKDLNIVHQHSQSDLSADGPHVQARHEALQKLATFFHSPKPVEPASSNNEPETSSIPGPVLAEEETDHVSEVNETEETDFDLPEMLILPPPDLYADMTME, encoded by the exons ATGGATCAG GAGGACTCTTTGGATTTTAAGGCTCTGCGGGCCAAGTTCCAGGATGAAGAACTCCTGCTAACGCAGCACAAGATCAGACCAGCCCTCCCAGATAAGCCAAAGGTAGAGCCTCTTCCTCAGAGCCCCACTCATCACCTCCCTGCAGGAGCACGCCCCTCCCTGCTCACCTCCATCAGCCAGAGCATGGATGGGAAAACAAACCTTGCCCCCAGAGTGGTCTTCAAGAACGAGATGAAGGAGAGCAAAAATCCTCTGATCCAGGCTACCTCCAAGGGGAATGACAATAAAGAAGGGAAGCTGAAATTTGGTAAAGACAAGACCAAAGGAAGCAAGGAGAGGCTTGATGGTGACTCATCATATCTGAAACCGAAGAAGGACAAGAAGCTCCCTGCACCACCGAAGGTGAGCACAGCAGAGCTGGTACCAGCCACGCCTCCGCCTAAAGCCACAGCATCAAAGAAGATGGGTTTCCTTAATTTAAAGAAGTCGTTAAAAAGAGATTCATTGAATATCACGACTGATCCCATCTTAGACACCCCTAGTTCAGATATTCCTGGAACAGCTCCGCTCATCCCGGTAACTTCTGACTTTGGTGACAGATCACCAGAGCCTAAAATCTCCGCGCCAAAGGCCATATTGACAAACTTCCCAACCTCACCTGACTCCAGTACAACAATGGAAACCGCCCCGCCCTTCATTATCCCTGCCTCTCCCGACTTCACCCAGGTTCCTGCCGTTATTCCTGATGTCCCTGCTCCTGCAGTTCTAGACAGTGAAACCCCACTGGAGATAGAAACTCCTGCCACGTCCCTCTCCAGACCTGATATTCCACCCAGTGTTGTCCTGACCCCTGCAGCCAGTCACTCGACCtcggctccagctccagctcctcgtGTGCTTGCAGCGGAGGCTGCGACAGAGGCTGTAAATATAGCTGCAGTGGAGACGCCTCCTCCGGTCACAGACCCTCCTTCCATCCTAGCGTCTCCCAAAACTGGCCGTACAATCTCACCACTCTCAGCCCTTGTGAGAGCGGAGGACATGAACCCAGGAAAACGATCCCCGGCTGACCAGAGGATTTTCAACGCTCTGGAGAAGGCACGCAAGAAGATCGGCAG CCCACTGACGAACCACAGCACATCTTACTCCACCACCCCTCCACCTGAGGAGCTCCCCCCTCCTGAGAGCCCCACCCACTCTCTCCCACAGCTCCCACCCATTGATTATGAAGACCGGGCGGGGAAGGCCCAACGACCGAAAGCAAAGCAAGTTAACGGGATTGATCACA GACAAGCCTCTCCAGTGTTGGAGGGCATCTCTGAGGAGGGGTCTGCTGCTCCCCCAGAGCGGTTTGTggttccccctcctccaccgaGGATGGTCCTCCCACACCCCGAGGCTCTGGGTCCTGCTCCAGAGAAGCCCGCCAGACCTCCCTATGTCAACCTGAGTGAattcatcccccctcctcccgagGAAGATGATG ACATCGCCGTTCCTCTGGAGTTCTCAGACACGGACACCACGGATGTCCCAGAGTTTGACGATGTGCCTTCAGCGGCCCATTCTCCAGAGCTGCCGGTGTCAGAGTGGGGGAATGGGGAGTACACTGGCCCACATACTGTAGATGGACACAACCTTCCAGAGTTTTCCAGCAATGGGATTACTGCTCCAGGAGCCGAGGTCCACGCAGTGCCAGCACTTGGAGACGAATACCAAGATGATCCACAAGCAGTGGCAGG GCTGGAAGCTGCAGAAGCTGCCAACGGCATCTCTGTGAGCACAGAAAACAACTATGAGGACGTCCTGACGTCTGCCaccaaaaagaaaggaaagtctGAGGGTGGCAAGAAACGCAAAGGACCGCCAAAGA ATCCGTATGCGGTGGCAGCTCAGGCAGCG AATGAAGAGAAAAGCAAGACGGGCAGGTTCGGCAA GAGCGACAAGAAAGTGGTCGCAGAGGGGCCAGATGAGAAAGAGctgaaaaagaaggagaagcagcgcttggaaaaggagaagaaagagctcAAGGAGAGACAGGAAcgggagaagaaggagcagaaggagagggaaaagaaggagaacgAGATGAGGAAGAAATTCAAA ATCACAGGACAGGAGGATGCCATGTACCAGGCAACAGTAACCGTGACGACAAAAGGACGCAAGGACGATCTGCTGGTGGGGAGCGGCGACGTCATCAGCATCATCCGAACAACCAACTGCCCCAAAGGGAAATGGCTGGCCAGGGACAGCGGCAACAACT ACGGCTATATTGCAGTGGATCATGTCGAGCTGGACATCAAGGAGATGTTGGAGCTGGGGAAAAGGGCAGCGAACACCCACAAGACCAGCAGCAATGTTACCGAGGGCCAGGTCACCAGCACGGGGAGAAG GGCTTCAAATCACTACCCATTATCTGCAGAAAGTT TCACAGATGACAGTGAAGAGTGGACCGGTGACGAGGATGACAATCTCTCCCCTGTCCAACAACCTGCAGACCCGTTTGCTCCAGC gggCCACACCAGGACACTGTCCATGCCAGACATTG GAAACAAAGATCTTAACATAGTCCACCAGCACAGTCAAAGTGACCTCAGTGCAGACGGCCCCCACGTCCA AGCAAGACATGAAGCACTTCAGAAGCTAGCAACGTTTTTCCATTCGCCCAAACCTGTGGAGCCAGCTTCCAG TAACAATGAACCAGAGACAA GTTCCATTCCAGGTCCTGTGCTCGCGGAGGAAGAAACGGATCACGT GTCTGAGGTCAATGAAACCGAGGAAACCGATTTCGATCTTCCTGAAATGCTCATTTTACCTCCTCCTGACCTGTATGCTGATATGACCATGGAGTAA
- the prkaa2 gene encoding 5'-AMP-activated protein kinase catalytic subunit alpha-2 isoform X2, protein MVMEYVSGGELFDYICKHGRVEDSEARRLFQQIISAVDYCHRHMVVHRDLKPENVLLDASKNAKIADFGLSNMMSDGEFLRTSCGSPNYAAPEVISGRLYAGPEVDIWSSGVILYALLCGTLPFDDEHVPTLFKKIRGGVFYMPEYLTRSVASLLMLMLQVDPLKRATIKDIREHEWFKQDLPGYLFPEDPSYDATVLDEEAVREVCEKFECTESEVMSSLYSGDPQDQLAVAYHLIIDNRRIMTQASEFYLASSPPQGSFIEEGMPLPPGVKPHPERMPPLLADSPKSRCPLDALNTTRPKPLAVKKAKWHLGIRSQSRPYDIMAEVYRAMRQLNFDWKVVNPYHLRVRRKNPVTGNLVKMSLQLYQVDSRSYLLDFKSIDDDIMEAVGFKSGSSTPQRSGSTAGLHRPRLSIDSASPAIDLPQLSSSLPGSLSGSSPLLTPRQGSHTMDFFEMCASLITTLAR, encoded by the exons ATGGTTATGGAGTATGTGTCTGGAGGTGAGCTGTTTGACTACATCTGCAAACATGGACGG GTGGAAGACTCAGAAGCTCGCCGACTTTTCCAGCAGATCATCTCGGCTGTAGACTACTGCCACCGGCACATGGTGGTCCACAGAGACCTCAAACCTGAGAATGTCCTGCTGGACGCCAGCAAGAACGCCAAGATTGCGGACTTTG GTCTGTCAAACATGATGTCAGATGGGGAGTTTTTACGGACAAGTTGTGGATCACCCAACTATGCTGCTCCAGAGGTCATCTCAGGAag aCTCTACGCAGGCCCAGAGGTGGACATCTGGAGCTCTGGCGTGATCCTGTACGCGCTGCTGTGCGGCACTCTGCCCTTTGATGACGAGCACGTACCCACGCTGTTCAAGAAGATCAGAGGAGGCGTCTTCTACATGCCAGAGTACCTGACCCGCTCCGTGGCTTCGCTGCTGATGCTCATGCTACAGGTTGACCCCCTGAAGAGAGCCACCATCAAAGACATCAG GGAGCATGAGTGGTTTAAGCAGGACCTGCCAGGCTACCTGTTTCCGGAAGACCCTTCATATGACGCCACTGTCCTGGATGAGGAGGCCGTCAGAGAAGTGTGTGAGAAGTTCGAATGCACTGAGTCTGAGGTCATGTCCAGCCTTTACAGTGGAGACCCACAG GATCAGCTCGCCGTGGCCTATCACCTTATCATAGACAACCGGCGCATCATGACCCAGGCCAGCGAGTTCTACTTGGCCTCCAGTCCTCCCCAGGGCTCCTTCATAGAAGAGGGCATGCCGCTGCCCCCCGGAGTCAAACCCCACCCGGAGAGGATGCCTCCCCTGCTGGCTGACAGCCCCAAGTCTCGTTGTCCTCTGGATGCTCTCAACACCACCCGGCCCAAACCTCTGGCGGTTAAGAAGGCCAAGTGGCACCTCGGTATCAGAAGTCAAAGTCGACCCTACGATATCATGGCTGAAGTGTACAGGGCAATGAGACAACTCAACTTTGACTGGAAG GTGGTGAACCCGTACCATCTCCGAGTGCGGAGGAAGAATCCAGTGACGGGCAACCTGGTGAAAATGAGCCTGCAGCTCTACCAGGTGGACAGCAGATCCTACCTCCTCGACTTCAAGAGCATAGATG ATGACATCATGGAGGCGGTGGGCTTTAAGTCGGGTTCGTCCACTCCCCAGCGGTCGGGCTCCACGGCCGGTCTCCACAGACCCAGACTGAGCATCGACTCTGCGAGCCCCGCCATCGACCTTCCCcagctcagctcctccctcccaGGATCACTGTCCGGCAGCTCCCCTCTGCTCACCCCACGCCAGGGATCTCACACCATGGACTTCTTCGAGATGTGTGCCAGTCTGATCACCACACTCGCACGCTGA
- the prkaa2 gene encoding 5'-AMP-activated protein kinase catalytic subunit alpha-2 isoform X1 translates to MAERQQQKHEGRVKIGHYILGDTLGVGTFGKVKIGEHQLTGHKVAVKILNRQKIRSLDVVGKIKREIQNLKLFRHPHIIKLYQVISTPTDFFMVMEYVSGGELFDYICKHGRVEDSEARRLFQQIISAVDYCHRHMVVHRDLKPENVLLDASKNAKIADFGLSNMMSDGEFLRTSCGSPNYAAPEVISGRLYAGPEVDIWSSGVILYALLCGTLPFDDEHVPTLFKKIRGGVFYMPEYLTRSVASLLMLMLQVDPLKRATIKDIREHEWFKQDLPGYLFPEDPSYDATVLDEEAVREVCEKFECTESEVMSSLYSGDPQDQLAVAYHLIIDNRRIMTQASEFYLASSPPQGSFIEEGMPLPPGVKPHPERMPPLLADSPKSRCPLDALNTTRPKPLAVKKAKWHLGIRSQSRPYDIMAEVYRAMRQLNFDWKVVNPYHLRVRRKNPVTGNLVKMSLQLYQVDSRSYLLDFKSIDDDIMEAVGFKSGSSTPQRSGSTAGLHRPRLSIDSASPAIDLPQLSSSLPGSLSGSSPLLTPRQGSHTMDFFEMCASLITTLAR, encoded by the exons ATGGCAGAGCGGCAGCAACAGAAACACGAAGGCAGGGTAAAGATCGGCCATTACATCCTCGGCGACACGCTCGGAGTGGGGACGTTCGGGAAAGTGAAGA TCGGAGAGCACCAGTTGACGGGCCACAAAGTGGCTGTGAAGATCCTGAACAGACAGAAGATCCGCAGCCTCGATGTCGTGGGGAAGATCAAACGCGAGATCCAGAATCTCAAGCTGTTCCGACACCCACACATCATCAAGCT gtaCCAGGTGATAAGTACACCCACAGATTTCTTCATGGTTATGGAGTATGTGTCTGGAGGTGAGCTGTTTGACTACATCTGCAAACATGGACGG GTGGAAGACTCAGAAGCTCGCCGACTTTTCCAGCAGATCATCTCGGCTGTAGACTACTGCCACCGGCACATGGTGGTCCACAGAGACCTCAAACCTGAGAATGTCCTGCTGGACGCCAGCAAGAACGCCAAGATTGCGGACTTTG GTCTGTCAAACATGATGTCAGATGGGGAGTTTTTACGGACAAGTTGTGGATCACCCAACTATGCTGCTCCAGAGGTCATCTCAGGAag aCTCTACGCAGGCCCAGAGGTGGACATCTGGAGCTCTGGCGTGATCCTGTACGCGCTGCTGTGCGGCACTCTGCCCTTTGATGACGAGCACGTACCCACGCTGTTCAAGAAGATCAGAGGAGGCGTCTTCTACATGCCAGAGTACCTGACCCGCTCCGTGGCTTCGCTGCTGATGCTCATGCTACAGGTTGACCCCCTGAAGAGAGCCACCATCAAAGACATCAG GGAGCATGAGTGGTTTAAGCAGGACCTGCCAGGCTACCTGTTTCCGGAAGACCCTTCATATGACGCCACTGTCCTGGATGAGGAGGCCGTCAGAGAAGTGTGTGAGAAGTTCGAATGCACTGAGTCTGAGGTCATGTCCAGCCTTTACAGTGGAGACCCACAG GATCAGCTCGCCGTGGCCTATCACCTTATCATAGACAACCGGCGCATCATGACCCAGGCCAGCGAGTTCTACTTGGCCTCCAGTCCTCCCCAGGGCTCCTTCATAGAAGAGGGCATGCCGCTGCCCCCCGGAGTCAAACCCCACCCGGAGAGGATGCCTCCCCTGCTGGCTGACAGCCCCAAGTCTCGTTGTCCTCTGGATGCTCTCAACACCACCCGGCCCAAACCTCTGGCGGTTAAGAAGGCCAAGTGGCACCTCGGTATCAGAAGTCAAAGTCGACCCTACGATATCATGGCTGAAGTGTACAGGGCAATGAGACAACTCAACTTTGACTGGAAG GTGGTGAACCCGTACCATCTCCGAGTGCGGAGGAAGAATCCAGTGACGGGCAACCTGGTGAAAATGAGCCTGCAGCTCTACCAGGTGGACAGCAGATCCTACCTCCTCGACTTCAAGAGCATAGATG ATGACATCATGGAGGCGGTGGGCTTTAAGTCGGGTTCGTCCACTCCCCAGCGGTCGGGCTCCACGGCCGGTCTCCACAGACCCAGACTGAGCATCGACTCTGCGAGCCCCGCCATCGACCTTCCCcagctcagctcctccctcccaGGATCACTGTCCGGCAGCTCCCCTCTGCTCACCCCACGCCAGGGATCTCACACCATGGACTTCTTCGAGATGTGTGCCAGTCTGATCACCACACTCGCACGCTGA